CGCTGCGGTTTCTCGGTCACGGCGTTAACCTTTTTTACATCACGTACGAAACAATTTCTCCCAGCCTACTCCGTGCTTCGTGTGTGTTTAGCATCTATCGACCCCCTGTAGAGGACCCATATTCTCGGGCGTGTTCGCGACGCGAGCAGCTGGCGGATTAGTGGAGACCGCACTCAGCTTCGCAGTTGAGAATCAGCGAGCTGAAGTTTGCATCAGATAGTAAATATGACAGACTGAGACAAGTTGATTACTATACCTCAAGCGGTACAGGGGCAGTAATCATATGACGAGCGCGAATGGTGAAAATGGAGGAGATCAGATATTTTATACGCTGACATGGAATTATCTTTTGCAGTTAATCAACTAACATACTAGAGACATTAGCTGGTGTCTTGAAATGAGACAAGCATTCTGTCATAATTGATGACACTTCGAAATGGGGCAAACGTACAGGACATTTACCTGCATTATACATTAGTATAAGGGCTGACGAAGTCTATCTGGATATACTAGCTCCTTCATTAAGATTTAATATTGCGTCCTTCCTATTTTGCGCGATATTTTGCTGAATTGCATAGTGAGAACACGCTAGCTAATTCTATTCATCCTATTCTGTCCAAAGCTACATGGGCAAATTTTGACAATAAGAAACCTGCGATATTAACTGTCTGAGAGTATATACGAtagttggaaaaaaaaagagaactATTTCTTCATGTGGGCTTGGAAAAGGCTCCAAAATTAGCATTCGACAATGTATTTTATCATTTATTTACCGAAATCGTTTATGAGACTACCTCTGCGTAAGGACATGGTTTCACAAGATGCTGCCGAGAGTCGTGGATATAAATTGATATAACTCAAAAATCTAACAATGACTAAAAAGAAACATTAACTATACTGAATATGCCAAAGAAAATATTGTAGATACAAAGAAAGACGACAAAAAGAAATCCTTGAAGAGCGCAACCAAGCGTATCAATCGTAGAACCCACCTCTAAGTTCACTATCGAAACTCCTAGCTACGCCTTCGCTCTTCCACATGGTATCAccattgtattttttttttctcttcaaatttttattttctaaaaGCAACCTCCTTAACTGACCCAGCTGGTcaccagcttctcctcaacAAACTCTGCCAGCGTGTGCAGAGACTTCTGGGGGCTGACAATATCCAAGAAAGGCACATCAACCTTGAAAGTATTGAAGAACCAAGTTCGGAACTCAGCGGCAAGCATACTGTCAACACCAAATGAGGGGAGAGGAGCGCGATCATCAACTGCATCGAGCTGCATCAAGATCAAGTTGCTGAAGCGTTTCTTGGTAAGTCGCAAGATTGCGTCAAGCATTGTAGGTGCGCTGGCCTCGGGCGCAAGCATAGACACAGCACCAGCAGGGACATCCTTGAACcattcagcagcagcggcgagtTGGCCAACATCAccgctcttctcttcatcattgGCATCCTTCTCAGCGAGCAGAGATGCAGCAAGGATAGTTGCACGAGCCTCTTCTGTGACGCCGTTGTTCACTTCGAAACCCTGAGCCATCAACTTGCGAGCACCGTAAGACTCCAAGCCAGTCAGGATATGAGCGGCCTCGCTAGGCATGGAGACACCACGAGCAAACTCGGCATCACTCCAGGGGCCGGCAATACCATAGTCCAAGACTTGGAGGAACTCGTCCTCATTGAGCGGCTGGATTCCCTTTCGGAGCAGCATAGCCTCAATTTCGGGATTCTCATGGAGATATCCGACTTCTGAAATCATTCCCAGGCCCACAGACACAGCAGGCTTGCCTTGAGAACGGCGCCACTTGGCAAAGGAGTCTAGGAAGTTGTTGGCAGCGCAGTAGTTACTCTCAGTGGCAGTACCGCAAGTTCCAGAGATGGACGAAGTCAGAAGGAAGAAATCTAGATCAGCATCGTAGCCCTCGAGAGCATTGTGCAAGTTCCAAGAACCCTTCCACTTGGGCTGAATACCGGTGTGCCAGGCCTTATTTGTCATGACAGAGAACAGAGCTTCACTGAGACCCATAGCAGCTTGAACAACACCACCGATGGGGCCGTCCTTGGCAGCTGCGACAACAGCTTCACGAACGTGGTCCTCCTCAGAGACATCGCCTCGGACGACGGTTACAGTAGCACCAGCATCGCGGAGACGGTTCACAAGCTCGGCGGCACTGGGCTTATCGCATCCAGAGCGGCCAAGGAAACAGAACTTGCGAGCGCCGCGAGACATCATCCAGCGACTGAGACTGCGGCCAAGACCACCCAGGCAGCCCACGAGCAAGTAGGTCTTTTCAGGGCTGAAGACAGACTGGTAAGTTGCTGGCATAACTTGAACCAGGCTGTTGGGATTTTCCATCGAGACCACAACCTTGCCGACACGGTCCTTGTTACCGAAGTAGCGGTAGGCGTGGCCAATCTCCGAAACATCATACGTTGCGATGGGAGAAGCCTTAATGATACCGGCACGGTACATCTTGACAACTTCGGCAGTGTGGTTGAAGACAACGTCCTGGTAGTAGCTGTCAGAGTCGTAGAAGAACTCTGACAAGTCAAAGGCAGTGAATGTAGCGTTCTTCAAGAAGATGCGCATGTCCAGCTTGCCCGCGTCAATCAGCTCACGCTTGCCAATCTCGACGAAGCGTCCAAAAGGAGCAATGCAAGACCAAGAGGCGTGCATCAGATCTCCGACAAGGGAGTTGACAATGACGTTGACACCTCGGCCGCCAGTAGCAGTCATGATGTCGTCCACGAAAGAGGCATTACGCGAGTGGAAGATGTTTTCAGTCGGCACGCCCATCTCCTTGACCAGATACTCGCGCTTAGACTGTGAGCCCACAGTCGCGAAAACCGTGGCGCCCAAGTGCTTGGCCAGAGTGATGGCCGCGAGACCAAAAGCGCCAGCACCAGAGTGAATCAGGACGGACTCACCAGCACGAAGGTGGGCACGGTCCTTGAGGGCAACCAGCGCAGTGCAGTAGACACCCAGAAGAGTAGGGACGACAGTGAACTCTTCTTCAGGCAGCATCTTGTGAACAGCCTGCACGGGAACTCTCTCGGTGGTGCTGAAGTGGTTAGGAATGAAACCAGCAACTCGGTCTCCCACCTTGAGATGCTCGACACCAGGTCCAATAGCCGAGACGACACCACCGAAATCCAGAGCCGTGGTGGCTTCCTTAGTCTCAACACGGCCATTGATGGCGTAGATGTCCTTGGCGTTGAGGCCAACAGCGCGAAGATCAACATCCACAAAGCCAGCAGGAGGAGTGGTTTTAAGCTCGGAGATCTGCTGGAAGTGAATAGTATCAGTCATGCCGACCTGGCCAACAGAGAGCCTAGCCGGGCCGACCTCTCCAAGAGGAACTAGCTTCATAGTGTCATTAGGCGTCATACGCTGGCGGAAGAGAGAGTTCAGCTCGAAGTCGGGAGTGAAACGGCTGACATAGAGAATGCCGTCTTTCTGGATGAACTCCTTATCATCAGTAGCGTAGCGGAACGTCAGAGCCGCCGACACGTTGTTGCAAATGGCGTTCAAGAAGCCGGGATTGGTAATATCAGCGCCAACATCGAGAACAGTGTATCGCAGTGCTGGCTGTTCAAGCATCAAGGCTCGTGAAAGACCGCTGGACAAGGTCAAGTTGGGGTTGGGCGCAGAGAGCATATTTGCTCCAGTCAGCCACAAGAGATCGCTAACATTGTCAGTGATTTTGCGGAAGAGATCCATATCCTCACTGCTGATGGTAGCCAGGAACtcattctccatctccatgacAGACACGCAGACGACCTGATCGTGAAGAGCAACAGTTTCAATGTTGGCAATGGTTACAGTGCTCAGTTTCTCAACACCGGCATTCTTCTTCAGGTGAGCGGCCACAGCATCGGCCAGGGTATCAATGGAAGTAGAAGACTGATTGGgcttgacgatgacgacttCCTTGTTTTCTAATCCAGTTTGCTTGGCGTTACGAACAGCGGCGAGTGTCTCGTTGGGGAGCTCCAGGGTTGTAAAACCAGCTGCTTGAAGGGCAGAAACGGCATCCTTGGTCTTGCGAGTGATGACAATACCATTATCGGAAACCTGGGAGATGACCTCGTCTGCCGCCTTGCTCCAAACCTTCTTCGAGACGGAGAGATGAGGGATGAGGATGGTGTCATAAGGGTCGGCGCTCTTAGCATTCTCAATAGCAAGCTTGTTGTCCTCTCCAAGCTTACCATCGTTCCAGGACTTGAATCGTGGGAATGCGGTGTCCTTGCCCAAGATTGCCTGGCAATCTTTGGGAGTCCATTGGCGATCCTGTCCAAGCTCCAAGACACTCATACGAGGAATCTTGTGGCCGAAAAGATCGAGCAGAGCTGCGAACACCACGAGCGCTCCATTGTCGTTCAAATCATCGGATTGCTCCTCTGAGAACGCCTCAATGAAGTCTCGAATGGCACTCTCAGAACCAGGCTGGAGACGAAGAACGTCGGGCTTCCACTGGATGCGAAGACACGGTTGTCGCTGAAGATACATGCTGGTCTCAGACTCCACTGGAGACTTTCCAGTGTACAAATTCATGCGAAGGTGAGGGACGTCGATGGCTGGCGTGCCATCTGGCAGTCTAAGAGTGAAGGCAACGGCGCGAGAGGCAAAACCCGTCTTCTCCATGCTCGTGTGGATTCTAACCTCCTGGCTACCAAGGCTTGCAGAGCCACCCTTGGGAATCTGGATAGAACAGTTGGAAATGAAGCAAGGAATAAAAGCCTTTAGATCATTGACGACACCGGCAGTGCCTCCGATAATAGCGGCTTGGAAACAAGCATCGATGGTAATGGGATGCATGGCATAAAACATGCCATTGGCAGCTTCGGATGGAGGAGCCAGATGTGTGGTTGAGATGGAATCTGTGGAAATTCGGTTTCCATCAGTGTGCAAGCTAGTCAATGACTGGAAGGTCGGACCAAAGTTGAGGCCctcctcctttgccttggcATACCAGCGGGCCATACCCCAGACTTCGTAACCCTGTTCCTGGACCTCGACGGCTCCATCCTTGGGAGCCAGAGTGGACTCAGAGACACGAATGCTACCCATGCAATGCAGAGTGGCAACACCAGActggaaagaagagacagagaaCTCGTACCAGTTGCCAGAAGTATTGGCGGTAGAAATCTTTCGCTGGGTCATGACAGTGTGGAGCTCTAGGCTATCAGCCCCAGCATCGTTTTCTTCAGGCACAACAAATGCTGCGCTGATGTTGACGTTCTCAAATTCGAATCCGTAGGACTCTCCTGCAACAAGTCTGCTCTTGATATCCAGCACTTGCGAGAGAGCCTCAATAGCGATCGACATGTATGCTGCTCCTGGCAAGACAATTTGAGACTCACCGAGCTTGTGGTcgcgcagccatggcatctCAGACACGCGAGGGATGTTTCTCCAGCACCACTCGATGCCGTTACCAGCCGTGGCTCGAGTTCCCAGGAGCTCGTGGCGGATATACTTTCGATGACGGTGCTCAACACTGGCGCGAGGCTCGTGCCAGGGCAGCGGCTTGGAGTAGTCCCAGGGGTACGAAGCCAGAATAGGAACAGGAAGTGACTGGTGTCTTGGGACGCTGTTAACCGCATACCAGTCCAGGGTGTGGCCATAAGAGAAAAGGGTACCCgcaagcttcttcaagcagACATAGGCATCCTCCTTTCGGACGAGGGTGGGAGAGTAGGGAACAGCTTCCTTGTCGCGCTTAGCACCAGTTCGGATCTGCTGAATAGGACCCTTGAGAGCTGAGTGAGGACCGATTTCAACCAAGTGATACTTATCACCGGTGATCATCTTAGTCAAGCCGGCGCTGAATTGAACGGGCTGCTCAAGGTTCTTACGGAAGTAAGAGGCCATGTTTGTGGAGGCATCAACAGCACCAAGAGCATCCGGGGAGTGGCCAACAGTAGAGAACATCTCGGCCTCCATGTCGCCATCCTTCTTTGTAGTGAAGTGAGGGGTAACAAGCGACTCGTACAGGTCACCAATCTCAACCATCATGTGAGAGTGGTAAGCGCGGCCACCAGTTTCAAGCTTGCGAGCAAACTTGCCCTCCTTCTGGAGCTCAGTTTGGAGAGCGTCAATATCCTTGATAGCACCACTAAGAGTAACGCTCTCGGGGGCGTTGACACAGGCAACTCGGACTTCTTTCAGACCCAGCTCCTCAATCAGAGCCTTGGCAGCGTCTGGAGAGACACCGGCAGCCATCATGTTGCCGCGAGACTTGAGTTGGCCGACGGCGAAGCCTCTGAAGTAAGCCGCCAGAATGGCCTCAGAAGCAGTGAGCAGACCAGCACCATAAGCGGCCGCAATCTCTCCAGATGAGTGGCCGATAACAGCAGTTGGACTAACTCCCCAGCTGCGCAACATATTGACAAGAGCGACCTGGACGGCGGTGCAGATTGGCTGACTGCGAGTGACATCGTTGATCTTGCTAACGGCGGGCTTGTCGAGAAGAGTCTGCTCCAGTGTCCAAGAAGGCTTGTATTCTGCAGGCAGTGACTGCAAGACCTCATCGAGATCACGGATGCTAGCCAAGAAACTGATATCGTTCTCGATGAGTTCCTTGGCCATGTTGGCGTACTGTGCACCCTGACCAGTGAAGACAAAGGCAAACGGAAGAGGCTGGGTACCAGGGCTAGCTTTGTCGCCAGCGTCAGCCATCTCGATCAGCGATGGTTGAGAGTCCCCCTTCGCAGAGGCGAGGACAAAGTCACGCAGGCGCAGCTTGGCCTGTCGCTTGCTCATAGCAGCTGCCAAGGCTTTCACGTCATTTGGCTCAGTTCTCTCCAATGTCTCGATGTTTTGCTTGCGGCGAGCTTCCAATGACTTGCCTGATGAGGCAGAGAAAGGAAGCACGAAAACCTGGCCCTTACTGGACTCGTAGGGGCTTGTCAAAGTTCTAGAGACAGGGGAGGATGCTAACGAGCCAACAAAGTAGCTGCCAATAGATTCGAGGATAACATGTCCATTTGCACCACCGTAGCCAAAAGAGTTTACACTGGCACGTCGGATGGCTCTTGGCCATGCTTCGTTTTCAGTCATGACCTTCATGTTACGCTCCTTTAGTTTCACTGTGAAGAATGTTAGCGACTTGTATATCGAGAGAATACAGAGCAGCTTAGCTTACACTTTGGGTTGATATTCTTTACACCGTAAGTGGGTGGAATCACACCATGCTCAAAAGCAAGGGCAACCTTGATGATGGAAGTCAAACCGCTGGCGGCTTCAGAGTGGCCCATATTTGTTTTGACGGCTCCGAGTCTCAGGGGCTCACCCTCGCGGCCTGCAAAACAGGCCGCAATGCCATCCACTTCTATGGGATCACCAACCGGAGTACCGGTACCGTGGCACTCGACGTAATCAGTATCAGCGAATGAAAGGCCTGCGTTGTGGTAGGCCTTTCGAATGACAGCCGCCTGCATCTTGGCATCTGGCAGAGTGATACCGGGTGTTTTGCCGTTGCTGTTTTACGATGTCGGTTAGTTgagcttaaaaataaaacaagccgGGTGACTTACGCATTGATGGCAGTTCCACGAATGACAGCATGGATCTTGCGGTCACTCTTCATTGCAGACGTTAGCTTGGTGATGTAAATGGCGTTGAGAGCCTCTGCACGGGCATAACCATCAGCCGAGGTATCGAACGTGTGGCAAGCAGAGGTTGGCGACAAGAAGCCACCCTTTGCAGTTCCAAAGTGCTGCTCGGGCGACATGACCAAGTTAGCACCAGCAACGATAGCAGAATCACAATCGCCATTCTTGATGGCATTCACAGCTTGGTGAAGCGCGTAAATGGTAGATGAGCAAGCAGTGTCAAGCGTGAAACTGGTCACATCATATTAGTTATAAAATTTCATGTGTAAATGGATGGAGAAGCATAATGGACTAACCTGGGACCGTGCAAGTTAAAGACATGGCTGACACGGTTGGCCATGATTGATGTGCCGCTACCAGTAGCAGAAAGACGATGCACATAATCGGTATCACGGGACTGCATGACTGAGTAGTCGGCAGTAAAGTTGCCAACATACACTCCCGTGCTAGTACCGTTCACATCTTCCATAGACAATCCAGCATTCTCGAAACACTCATAGACTACCTCGAGCAGTTTTCGCTGTTGAGGATCCATGTAAGAGGCTTCGAGGTTGTTGATACCAAAGAAGGAAGGATCAAACTTGCGGACATCTTCATTGATGAAGTATCCGCCATCCACTGCCATGACACCAGCCCTGCTACCATCTTTATTGTAGAATCCTCTAAAGTCATACCGCTCCAGTGGCACGGTACATTGTGCAGTCTTCTTGTTGTACAGGTAGTCCCAAAGCCCTGATGGTGAGGTGATTCCACCAGGGAGATGGCACGCTGAAGAAAGAGCAAGTAGGTTAGCTAATAGCTCACGAATTTACAAAGAGGATCTCTGAAAAGACTTACCCATGCCAACAATGCACACCGTGTTGTCTTCAACGGTAAAGGCACTGGAAGGCCCAGACGTCTCCTGCATTTCATCATTCAAGTAAGATGTCTCAGTAACAACGATGGCATCTTTTGCGTGACTGTGGAGAAGAGACTCCGAGTCGGAGGGAACATCCAAAGCAGGCTCAAGAGTGAACATTGTGAAGGAtaatgatgataatgacaAGGAAAGTCTTGGAATCTGAAGATAGAATTCTACAAAGGAGAGGTGAAGAGGTGTAATGGGAAGCTTGATTTGGAAATCTTCAGTAGAGAGAGACTATGtcgttttaaatattattctatGCTGTGCTATGGAGAGCAATCACAGACATGTAATCAAAGCTGTCATTGCTGCTACACACCATTCTCTCGCAGGCAGCTGAAGCACATGGCGCAGCATCTTGGTTAGATCCACTGTCTCATCGTGACAATGAATACGATTACCAAGTTCAGAAGATGCAACAGGCTAAACACGGTAAGAGAATGTAAATGGTAGATCCCGAGATCCTTCAGGGCTTTCCCACGTTTCAACAGTACTCATTAGGGTCCGTCCATACGAAGTAAAGGCTCAGGCACCCTGCAGACAGTTGTCCAATAGGGTCGTCAGCATCCACAATTTAGTTGGCCGAACCATAAAGAATATGCTCTTGTGAGTTCTGGATTCAACACAGCGGCCTCTATTCCCCCTCTAACAAGATAAGCACGCATTGACGCTCTGAGGGCCTGCATAGCTCTTTGGCTGAGATATGACTGGATAGGATCCGTAAGCGCTAGGAGGCTATTCGTTCGAACAAAACGCTGCTCGGACTCTCCGTGCTGGGCGAATTTCTTAGATATGCCTTGAAGATTCTCAGCTGGAAACAACTTCGCATGCACTGGCCGCTAGTAAGGTATGCAATCCAATCTAAGGGGGAAGCCTTTTGTCCGGGCTACTCCAGGCGGGGCATCATCCTTCGCTTACTCCGGAGATTATCACGATTGGAATATCCTGAGAACTGGAACACCTTGTGGGGGTTTGAATTCCCAATGGAGAGAAGCATGCAGCATGCAGAATGCACAGATAATACAACGTTTACACGTGGGATGCGGCCCGGGAAACCGTTACGAGGATTCCCGCCCCAGCCCCACGAGGTGAGGTGGGACTAGATTCTTCCCATGTTACACACGCCCCCTTGCTCTGGGCTGCAGGGATTTCGGCGATATTGAGTTTGACTACGACCGAAATTGACCTTTGAGCTGTAACTGCCATTGATTTGCatttatttcctcttttggTTATCTCAGAACGTCAATTTTCCGACATCCGGGCCGTCACTGATGTTCACATCACTTTCTCACGTAATTTCAATAATTTCagcaaagggggaaaagaagcatTCTATCAGTGACAGTTTGAGGCCTCTAAGGTGAAATAAcgtagctattttttttattctcaaTCACGTAGTAAAGACTGAAGTTCGTGTGTCTCAATGCCGGCTGATACGTATCACAAACAGCAATTGTATAGAAAAGAATTTAAGTGATGGATAATGAAATGAATTGACTGAAATTTATTGGTTGGTGTATACAATTGATCAATAGTAGCTATTGTATAGGTTAGGATCTACCTTTGCTTATACCATATACCATCCACAGGTATATTAGGCTCCGGTCCAGCCAGCAAGTTTCAACGTTATCTTAACATTTCGCAACACTCACCGCTGATTACCAATTGATTCAAACACCGTACTGAATCAAGTCGCATCCTTCTTATCCAAGATAACTGTTTTCGTATCTTTTAAACCATGGATATCAGTGGAAATGCATTCATCGTAGGGGGTGGTAAGCAAAACCCACGTATCTGACTCTCCCTCCAGTAGGAACGCTAACTGGCATCTAGGCAGCGGTATAGGAAGAGCTTGcgcccttggccttgccaaAGACGGCGCTGCTGGTATCCTTATCGCGGACATGAACGTTGAAGCTGCGGGCCGCGTCATTGCTGAATGCAAATCTGTGGCAACCGCTAGCAACTTTCGTGCTGAGGCAATCCAAATCGATATCTCGCAGGAAGAGTCGGTGGCAAAGGCTACCAGCTACATGGTTGAGACTTTCGGAAGGATTGACTACTGCATCAACTGCGCAGGGGTACGCTTGATGCGAGCAGATTCCGATTAGAAATGCTAATTTTGTCGCAGATTGGCGTTCAGATGCCACTAAACATAGCTGAAGCAGACCTAGGCGAGTTCAGCCGCTTTCTTCGAATCCATGTGGAGGGAACGTTCCTGCTGGTGCGCAGCGCCTGTGCCGTGATGCAACGCCAGGAACTGAAGCCGATCGACGCCGCAAACCCGGGCCGAGGAGGGACTCGTGGCTCGATTGTGACTCTGGGCTCGGGAAATTCCttcgcagcagctcctcaCTTGGTGCAATATACGGCTGCTAAGCACGCGGTACTGGGTGTGACCAAAAACGCCGGTATGTTCGGCCCGCCTAGCGGCGATTACCCAGTTTGGCAATTTTACTGATACGGCAAGTTTAGCTCTGGATAACGCACCCTACGGAATCAGGGTCAATTGCGTCTGTCCCACGTGGGTGGAAACCCCGATGATCCAAAGTGCGCGGGACGGCGGCATGGACATTGACAGCTGGGTCAACAAGGTGGTGCCTTTGGGCCGGATTGCTACTGCGGAAGAGGTGGCGGATTCGGTGATCTTCCTCTGCAGCCCGAGGGCCAGCTACGTGACGGGATCCGGATTCATCATCGATGGAGGCACCACGCTTACCTGCCATGCTTAGATAGGGCGGAGAACCATGTAAAGCCCAGATCTCAATTCCTGGGCCTTTAGTTGCGACAGATGTGATTAGTAAATTTGTTTAGGATCTTGGCCAAAGCTGTTCCGTCAGCAGGGGCTGTAACATCAGCCCCAGCCTCAGTTTTAGCCTCTAGTGCCAAGCAGCCGAATTAAACTAGATCGAGATAAATGCTTACACCAACGGCGGCCCGATCCCGTTTTCACCACACACCGAGCGATTGAATGCCACCAACTGTGCTCCGTAGGATTTACCGTATCTCCGCCTTGCATCTATCCCCAGGTACACTGAGTGACAATGCTTGTTTTCGAGTTTTTGGGAGGATTCAAAGACTCCTTGTATGGAAATCACTGAGAGTCGAGATGCCTATTTAATTGGCTTCATTTTTCTCTCATTTACCGACTGATAAACTATCCATCGACATCttttgcatcttctccaacacTCTCTCAGTAATAacccaaacaaaaaaagttCCAAGAATCACAATGACcgagcaacagcagcagcaacagcttaaCCCCGAGTTGGCCAAGATGCTGGAAAACAACCCAGAGTTGGCTAAGATGCTCGCCACAAGCGCTGGTTATGTCAACACATTCCCAGCTCCCGGTCTTCGACGCACCGTCCGACACATCACTGGCCACAACGCTGAGGGCAAGGGCGTATTCATCAAGACTGACTGTGGTGACCACCACCGTGTAATTGGTAACGACCAAGCTCTTGCCAACATCATCTACTCAACCAAGGAGACTCCCGTTGAGATGAACGGCGATGTTGACCTGAAGTTTGCTTTGGAGAACGAGGTAAGCATTCATCTGACGAGAGTCATCTCAATATGGACACCGCGACTAACTTTTAAAGCCTCCTCTGCACTACCACAACGGCTCTGTTTGCCGCATGATTGACTTTGCCCCTGGCGTTATTTCTCCTATGCATCGTGCCGTGTCGCTCGACTATGGTGTCGTTATCGAGGGAGAGTTCAAGCTGATTCTTGACTCTGGCGAGTCGCGAATCCTGCGCCAGGGCGATGTCAGCGTTCAGCGTGCCAGTGCCCATCAGTGGGAGAACATCACTGGCGGCGGTCTTTTGCCTGGTCGTATGCTGTGGGTTCTGCTTGACTGCAAGCCTATTCTTGTTGACGGAAAGCCACTTGGAGAGGAGCTTAACGAGCTTGCACCATACTATGAGAACCGATAAGCGGGTTTTTATTGTATTAGGGGACTGCATGTATTCTTTATAGAGATTTTCTACACGTGGGCTAGTTATTAATGGCCCAGAATTGAATACTACTCATCAATTGCGCTAGATGTACCACTATGCCTATTATTGACCGCTTtcctattaatataaataatttacaaAGCACAGGGTGTTAGTCCCTTCTCTAGCTTCTATTGCGTCTTGGCAGATGCT
The Trichoderma asperellum chromosome 7, complete sequence DNA segment above includes these coding regions:
- a CDS encoding uncharacterized protein (EggNog:ENOG41~antiSMASH:Cluster_7.2); translation: MTEQQQQQQLNPELAKMLENNPELAKMLATSAGYVNTFPAPGLRRTVRHITGHNAEGKGVFIKTDCGDHHRVIGNDQALANIIYSTKETPVEMNGDVDLKFALENEPPLHYHNGSVCRMIDFAPGVISPMHRAVSLDYGVVIEGEFKLILDSGESRILRQGDVSVQRASAHQWENITGGGLLPGRMLWVLLDCKPILVDGKPLGEELNELAPYYENR
- a CDS encoding Type I Iterative PKS (EggNog:ENOG41~SMCOG1022:Beta-ketoacyl synthase~antiSMASH:Cluster_7.2), which codes for MFTLEPALDVPSDSESLLHSHAKDAIVVTETSYLNDEMQETSGPSSAFTVEDNTVCIVGMACHLPGGITSPSGLWDYLYNKKTAQCTVPLERYDFRGFYNKDGSRAGVMAVDGGYFINEDVRKFDPSFFGINNLEASYMDPQQRKLLEVVYECFENAGLSMEDVNGTSTGVYVGNFTADYSVMQSRDTDYVHRLSATGSGTSIMANRVSHVFNLHGPSFTLDTACSSTIYALHQAVNAIKNGDCDSAIVAGANLVMSPEQHFGTAKGGFLSPTSACHTFDTSADGYARAEALNAIYITKLTSAMKSDRKIHAVIRGTAINANGKTPGITLPDAKMQAAVIRKAYHNAGLSFADTDYVECHGTGTPVGDPIEVDGIAACFAGREGEPLRLGAVKTNMGHSEAASGLTSIIKVALAFEHGVIPPTYGVKNINPKLKLKERNMKVMTENEAWPRAIRRASVNSFGYGGANGHVILESIGSYFVGSLASSPVSRTLTSPYESSKGQVFVLPFSASSGKSLEARRKQNIETLERTEPNDVKALAAAMSKRQAKLRLRDFVLASAKGDSQPSLIEMADAGDKASPGTQPLPFAFVFTGQGAQYANMAKELIENDISFLASIRDLDEVLQSLPAEYKPSWTLEQTLLDKPAVSKINDVTRSQPICTAVQVALVNMLRSWGVSPTAVIGHSSGEIAAAYGAGLLTASEAILAAYFRGFAVGQLKSRGNMMAAGVSPDAAKALIEELGLKEVRVACVNAPESVTLSGAIKDIDALQTELQKEGKFARKLETGGRAYHSHMMVEIGDLYESLVTPHFTTKKDGDMEAEMFSTVGHSPDALGAVDASTNMASYFRKNLEQPVQFSAGLTKMITGDKYHLVEIGPHSALKGPIQQIRTGAKRDKEAVPYSPTLVRKEDAYVCLKKLAGTLFSYGHTLDWYAVNSVPRHQSLPVPILASYPWDYSKPLPWHEPRASVEHRHRKYIRHELLGTRATAGNGIEWCWRNIPRVSEMPWLRDHKLGESQIVLPGAAYMSIAIEALSQVLDIKSRLVAGESYGFEFENVNISAAFVVPEENDAGADSLELHTVMTQRKISTANTSGNWYEFSVSSFQSGVATLHCMGSIRVSESTLAPKDGAVEVQEQGYEVWGMARWYAKAKEEGLNFGPTFQSLTSLHTDGNRISTDSISTTHLAPPSEAANGMFYAMHPITIDACFQAAIIGGTAGVVNDLKAFIPCFISNCSIQIPKGGSASLGSQEVRIHTSMEKTGFASRAVAFTLRLPDGTPAIDVPHLRMNLYTGKSPVESETSMYLQRQPCLRIQWKPDVLRLQPGSESAIRDFIEAFSEEQSDDLNDNGALVVFAALLDLFGHKIPRMSVLELGQDRQWTPKDCQAILGKDTAFPRFKSWNDGKLGEDNKLAIENAKSADPYDTILIPHLSVSKKVWSKAADEVISQVSDNGIVITRKTKDAVSALQAAGFTTLELPNETLAAVRNAKQTGLENKEVVIVKPNQSSTSIDTLADAVAAHLKKNAGVEKLSTVTIANIETVALHDQVVCVSVMEMENEFLATISSEDMDLFRKITDNVSDLLWLTGANMLSAPNPNLTLSSGLSRALMLEQPALRYTVLDVGADITNPGFLNAICNNVSAALTFRYATDDKEFIQKDGILYVSRFTPDFELNSLFRQRMTPNDTMKLVPLGEVGPARLSVGQVGMTDTIHFQQISELKTTPPAGFVDVDLRAVGLNAKDIYAINGRVETKEATTALDFGGVVSAIGPGVEHLKVGDRVAGFIPNHFSTTERVPVQAVHKMLPEEEFTVVPTLLGVYCTALVALKDRAHLRAGESVLIHSGAGAFGLAAITLAKHLGATVFATVGSQSKREYLVKEMGVPTENIFHSRNASFVDDIMTATGGRGVNVIVNSLVGDLMHASWSCIAPFGRFVEIGKRELIDAGKLDMRIFLKNATFTAFDLSEFFYDSDSYYQDVVFNHTAEVVKMYRAGIIKASPIATYDVSEIGHAYRYFGNKDRVGKVVVSMENPNSLVQVMPATYQSVFSPEKTYLLVGCLGGLGRSLSRWMMSRGARKFCFLGRSGCDKPSAAELVNRLRDAGATVTVVRGDVSEEDHVREAVVAAAKDGPIGGVVQAAMGLSEALFSVMTNKAWHTGIQPKWKGSWNLHNALEGYDADLDFFLLTSSISGTCGTATESNYCAANNFLDSFAKWRRSQGKPAVSVGLGMISEVGYLHENPEIEAMLLRKGIQPLNEDEFLQVLDYGIAGPWSDAEFARGVSMPSEAAHILTGLESYGARKLMAQGFEVNNGVTEEARATILAASLLAEKDANDEEKSGDVGQLAAAAEWFKDVPAGAVSMLAPEASAPTMLDAILRLTKKRFSNLILMQLDAVDDRAPLPSFGVDSMLAAEFRTWFFNTFKVDVPFLDIVSPQKSLHTLAEFVEEKLVTSWVS
- a CDS encoding putative secondary metabolism biosynthetic enzyme (EggNog:ENOG41~SMCOG1001:short-chain dehydrogenase/reductase SDR~antiSMASH:Cluster_7.2), giving the protein MDISGNAFIVGGGSGIGRACALGLAKDGAAGILIADMNVEAAGRVIAECKSVATASNFRAEAIQIDISQEESVAKATSYMVETFGRIDYCINCAGIGVQMPLNIAEADLGEFSRFLRIHVEGTFLLVRSACAVMQRQELKPIDAANPGRGGTRGSIVTLGSGNSFAAAPHLVQYTAAKHAVLGVTKNAALDNAPYGIRVNCVCPTWVETPMIQSARDGGMDIDSWVNKVVPLGRIATAEEVADSVIFLCSPRASYVTGSGFIIDGGTTLTCHA